The Magnetospirillum sp. WYHS-4 region GTAGGAGAACCAGGCCCCCGACTTCTCGACGATGCCGGCCTTGACGCCCAGGTCGATCAGTTCGCCGGTCTTGGAGACGCCCTCGCCGTACATGATATCGAATTCCACCATCTTGAACGGCGGCGCCATCTTGTTCTTGACGACCTTCACGCGGGTCTGGTTGCCCACCACCTCGTCCCGTTCCTTGATGGCGCCGATGCGGCGGATTTCCAGGCGGACGGAGGAATAGAACTTGAGCGCGTTGCCGCCCGTGGTGGTTTCCGGATTGCCGAACATCACGCCGATCTTCATGCGGATCTGATTGATGAAGATAATCATGGTGCGCGACTTGGAGACCGAAGCGGTCAGCTTGCGCAACGCCTGGCTCATCAGGCGGGCCTGCAGGCCGACGTGGGCATCGCCCATTTCCCCTTCCAGTTCGGCGCGCGGCACCAGGGCGGCCACCGAATCGACCACCAGCACGTCGATGGCGCCCGAACGCACCAGGGTGTCGGCGATCTCGAGGGCCTGTTCACCGGCATCGGGCTGGGAGATCAGCATCTCGTCGATATTGACCCCCAGCTTCTTGGCGTAGGCCGGGTCGAGGGCATGTTCGGCATCGATGAAGGCGCAGGTGCCGCCCTTCTTCTGGGCCTCGGCGATGGCGTGGAGCGCCAGGGTGGTCTTGCCTGAGCTTTCCGGCCCGTAGATTTCGACGATGCGCCCGCGCGGCAGGCCACCGATCCCCAGGGCGAGATCCAGGCTGAGCGAGCCGGTGGAGATGACATCGGTTTCGACCACCTCGCGCTGGCCGAGCTTCATGATAGAGCCCTTGCCGAACGCGCGTTCGATCTGGCTGACGGCGGCTTCCAGGGCCTTGTTCTTGTCCATGGCGTCCTTGTCCACAAGACGGAGAGCGGTCTGAATCATGGCGATCCCCCTTTATTCCACACGGCCCGGTCGGGCGCAACGCCTGTTATTGTGCACAGAACGTTCCGTGTTGCAAGAGTGTTCTGCAAACACCAGGCGAACAAAGGCCCCATCAGCGGGGAATGTTCGGCAATCCGTTCCGGAATCGGCGGGGCGCCGATGGCGGCAAGAGGGTACCCCGGAATCAAGGCCGCCCGGGCTGGGCGCCACGGGCGGCCTGAAGGAGCAAGAGGGGAAGTCGGTGGCGGCGACGGTCGGGGCCCGGCCTGGGAACCGGGCGTCCGGCGTCAGGCCGCCGCGATGCTCTTGTCCTTGTCCTTATCCTTGGAGGGCTTGACGTAGGCCCGGGCGCAATGCTCGTCGCAATAAGGCTTGCCGGGTACGGACTTCTTCCCGCAGAAGCGGAATTCCTCGCTGCCCGGATCGCCTTCCGGCCAACTGCACATGCCCGGTCCCAGGCGGTCCAGGCGGATCACGTCGGCCGACAAGGGCGGGCGGGCCTTGCGGCCGGGCGGAGTGCCCTTGATGGGCGAGGCGCGCTTGGTCAGCCCCAGGCGATGCACCTTGCCGATCACGGCGTTCTTGGTGATGCCCAGGCGGTTGCCGATCTCGGCGGTGGGCAGGCCCTCGTCCCACAGCGCGATCAGCGCCGCGGTGATTTCCGGGGTCCACTCGAAGGCCAAGCAGGCGGTGGTATCGTCGGTCATCCCGTTCCAATGGCCCCTTGCGAACGGCCATCCCTCCCATATGTGGTGGCGTGCTTATACAACATGCTGGCGGGTGGCGGCAACAGGCCCACTACATATTGTGGATAACTTTCTGTGGATAAGAAGCGGAACCCCATGCGATCCGGCGATTCGAATTTCTCTCGGCTGGACTTGGAGATTGGCTATAATCCGCGTCTCGCACGGTGCGGATAACGGGGAAAAGACCCATGGCGACCTTCGGCAAGCACGGCCTCGACGACTGGCGGCAGGCGGCCGCCAAGGAACTGGGCGGCAAGTCCGCCGACACCCTGACCTGGCGGACTCCGGAAGGCATTCCGGTCCGGCCGCTCTACACGGCGGAGGATCTGGAAGGCCTCCGGCACCTGGACGGCCTGCCCGGCTTCCCGCCCTACGTCCGCGGGCCGCGCGCCACCATGTACGCCAACCGGCCCTGGACCATCCGCCAGTACGCCGGATTTTCGACCGCCGAGGCGTCCAACGCCTTCTACCGCGCCAACCTGAAGGCGGGGCAGAAGGGCCTGTCGGTCGCCTTCGACCTGGCCACCCACCGGGGCTACGATTCCGATCATCCGCGCGTGGTGGGCGACGTGGGCAAGGCGGGCGTCGCCATCGATTCGGTCGAAGACATGAAGATCCTGTTCGACGGCATCCCCCTGGACGAGATGAGCGTCTCCATGACCATGAACGGCGCCGTGCTGCCCATCCTGGCCGGCTACATCGTGGCCGCCGAGGAACAGGGCGTCGCGCCGGACAAGCTGGCGGGAACCATCCAGAACGATATCCTGAAGGAGTTCATGGTCCGCAACACCTACATCTATCCGCCCGCCCCCAGCATGCGCATCGTGGCCGACATCATCGCCTATACGGCCGAGCGCATGCCCAAGTTCAATTCGATCTCGATTTCCGGCTACCACATGCAGGAAGCCGGGGCGACGGCGGTGCAGGAACTGGCCTTCACCCTGGCGGACGGGCTGGAATACGTGCGCGCCGCCCTGAAGAGCGGCCTTCCCATCGACAAGTTCGCGCCGCGTCTGTCGTTCTTCTTCGCCATTGGCATGAATTTCTTCATGGAGGTGGCGAAGCTGCGCGCCGCCCGCCTGCTGTGGGCGGAACTGATGGCGCCCTTCGAGCCGAAGAAGCCCGAGTCCTCGATGCTGCGCACCCATTGCCAAACCTCGGGCGTGTCCCTGACCGAGAAGGACCCCTACAACAACGTGGTGCGCACCACGCTGGAATGCCTGGCCGCCGTGCTGGGCGGCACCCAGAGCCTGCACACCAACGCCCTCGACGAGGCCATCGCCCTGCCGACGCCCTTCTCGGCACGCATCGCCCGCAACACCCAGTTGATCGTCGCCGAGGAAAGCGGCGTCACCCAGGTGGTCGACCCGCTGGGCGGCAGCTACTACGTGGAAAGCCTGACCGCCTCCCTGGCCGCCGAGGCCCGCAAGCTGATCGCCGAGGTG contains the following coding sequences:
- the recA gene encoding recombinase RecA — its product is MIQTALRLVDKDAMDKNKALEAAVSQIERAFGKGSIMKLGQREVVETDVISTGSLSLDLALGIGGLPRGRIVEIYGPESSGKTTLALHAIAEAQKKGGTCAFIDAEHALDPAYAKKLGVNIDEMLISQPDAGEQALEIADTLVRSGAIDVLVVDSVAALVPRAELEGEMGDAHVGLQARLMSQALRKLTASVSKSRTMIIFINQIRMKIGVMFGNPETTTGGNALKFYSSVRLEIRRIGAIKERDEVVGNQTRVKVVKNKMAPPFKMVEFDIMYGEGVSKTGELIDLGVKAGIVEKSGAWFSYDSQRVGQGRENAKQFLRDNPEIAARIENAIRQNAGLIAEELLAGPEEESTDYGAAE
- a CDS encoding GcrA family cell cycle regulator, whose amino-acid sequence is MTDDTTACLAFEWTPEITAALIALWDEGLPTAEIGNRLGITKNAVIGKVHRLGLTKRASPIKGTPPGRKARPPLSADVIRLDRLGPGMCSWPEGDPGSEEFRFCGKKSVPGKPYCDEHCARAYVKPSKDKDKDKSIAAA
- the scpA gene encoding methylmalonyl-CoA mutase, with product MATFGKHGLDDWRQAAAKELGGKSADTLTWRTPEGIPVRPLYTAEDLEGLRHLDGLPGFPPYVRGPRATMYANRPWTIRQYAGFSTAEASNAFYRANLKAGQKGLSVAFDLATHRGYDSDHPRVVGDVGKAGVAIDSVEDMKILFDGIPLDEMSVSMTMNGAVLPILAGYIVAAEEQGVAPDKLAGTIQNDILKEFMVRNTYIYPPAPSMRIVADIIAYTAERMPKFNSISISGYHMQEAGATAVQELAFTLADGLEYVRAALKSGLPIDKFAPRLSFFFAIGMNFFMEVAKLRAARLLWAELMAPFEPKKPESSMLRTHCQTSGVSLTEKDPYNNVVRTTLECLAAVLGGTQSLHTNALDEAIALPTPFSARIARNTQLIVAEESGVTQVVDPLGGSYYVESLTASLAAEARKLIAEVEALGGMTKAVESGMPKRLIEESAARRQARIDRGQEVVVGVNKYRLDKEDPLDILEVDNTAVRDSQIARLKHIRAARDEPGCRAALDALTKAAETGTGNLLELSVAATRKRATVGEISDALEKVYGRHRAQIHSISGVYGSAYEGDEGFARIVKEVEDFAAREGRRPRMLVVKMGQDGHDRGAKVIATAFADLGFDVDVGPLFQTPEEAARQAVENDVHVVGVSSQAAGHKTLVPALIDELRKQGAPDIQVVVGGVVPAQDYAFLHQKGVAAVYGPGTHIPTAAAEVMEILRRRTRPA